A genome region from Tolypothrix sp. PCC 7712 includes the following:
- a CDS encoding PstS family phosphate ABC transporter substrate-binding protein, with protein sequence MDNTNQKKVLIKEDISIFLKGLIIGKVLTLMVIGGLLWWLLKPEFMARNNTDSSNPSVADSSNQNLQPTSNAVSTFGSLTDVPNDSFNYGGSTAWAPIRQVVDSQILSARPELKLRYLDPVDGSPGSSSGIRMLLDGKLDFAQSSRPLTDAEKAIAKERGFTLEQRQVGIDGIAVVVNPSLNLPGLTVDQLQQIYEGKLTNWNQVGGPNLPITAFSQQPENADTSIFSSNGESTKQALGSNVKYVYSTTDAVRQLSKTPGGIYYASARAVVPQCSVKPLLLGRTATDFVSPYRQPFVSPEQCPRQRNQVNTEAIKNGSYPITSKLFVIIKQNKGQAQQAGNAYANLVLTDQGQQAIEQAGFVRVR encoded by the coding sequence ATGGACAACACAAACCAAAAAAAAGTTTTGATTAAGGAAGATATTAGTATCTTCCTCAAAGGTTTAATTATTGGTAAAGTCCTAACACTGATGGTGATAGGAGGATTGCTTTGGTGGTTGCTTAAGCCTGAGTTCATGGCTCGCAATAATACTGATTCATCTAATCCCAGTGTGGCTGATTCTTCTAATCAAAATTTACAGCCCACCTCGAATGCTGTATCCACCTTTGGGTCACTTACGGATGTGCCCAATGATTCATTCAACTATGGTGGTAGCACTGCTTGGGCACCGATTAGACAAGTTGTAGATTCTCAAATCCTCAGCGCGCGCCCTGAACTAAAATTGCGCTACTTAGACCCTGTAGATGGTAGCCCTGGTTCTAGTTCCGGTATCCGAATGTTGTTGGATGGAAAATTGGACTTTGCTCAGTCTTCTCGCCCCCTCACAGATGCAGAAAAAGCCATTGCCAAAGAGAGAGGTTTCACCCTTGAGCAACGTCAGGTGGGTATTGATGGGATAGCGGTAGTAGTTAATCCATCGTTGAACTTGCCAGGTTTAACAGTTGACCAATTGCAGCAGATATATGAGGGAAAATTAACTAACTGGAATCAGGTAGGAGGGCCTAATCTACCCATCACAGCTTTTTCTCAACAACCAGAGAATGCAGACACAAGCATCTTCTCTAGTAATGGTGAGTCAACAAAACAAGCACTGGGTTCTAATGTCAAATATGTCTACTCCACTACAGATGCAGTACGTCAACTCAGCAAAACTCCTGGTGGAATATATTATGCTTCTGCCCGTGCTGTTGTACCTCAATGTAGTGTGAAACCTTTATTATTAGGCCGGACTGCTACTGATTTCGTTTCCCCTTACCGTCAACCTTTTGTATCACCCGAACAATGTCCGCGCCAACGCAATCAGGTGAATACGGAAGCTATTAAGAACGGTAGCTATCCCATAACCTCTAAGTTGTTTGTGATTATTAAACAAAACAAAGGTCAAGCACAACAGGCTGGCAATGCTTATGCCAATCTTGTACTTACCGACCAAGGACAACAGGCGATTGAGCAAGCTGGGTTTGTTAGAGTTCGTTAG
- the argF gene encoding ornithine carbamoyltransferase has product MAALNGRDLLSLADLSSTELQELLQLATQLKSKQLKLHSNKVLGLLFSKASTRTRVSFTVAMYQLGGQVIDLNPNVTQVSRGEPVQDTARVLDRYLDVLAIRTFAQQELETFANYAKIPVINALTDAEHPCQVLADLMTIQECFGTLKGLTLTYVGDGNNVANSLMLGCALAGMNVRIATPQGYEPDNKIVEQARAIANNQTEVLLTNDPEIAAKGAAVLYTDVWASMGQESEADDRFPIFQDYQISEQLLSLADREAIVLHCLPAHRGEEITEAVIEGSQSRVWDQAENRMHAQKALLASILGAE; this is encoded by the coding sequence ATGGCAGCGTTGAACGGACGAGATTTATTAAGTCTGGCGGATCTGAGTTCTACAGAACTTCAGGAACTCCTACAATTAGCAACTCAACTCAAGTCAAAACAGCTAAAGCTACACAGTAATAAAGTCTTGGGATTATTGTTCTCCAAAGCTTCAACTCGCACACGCGTGAGTTTTACTGTGGCTATGTACCAACTAGGTGGACAGGTAATTGATCTCAACCCAAATGTTACTCAAGTGAGTCGTGGGGAACCCGTGCAAGATACAGCTAGGGTGTTGGATAGATATCTGGATGTGTTGGCAATTCGTACGTTCGCTCAACAAGAGTTGGAAACTTTTGCTAACTATGCCAAGATTCCTGTAATTAATGCGCTGACTGATGCAGAACATCCTTGTCAGGTATTAGCAGATTTAATGACAATTCAAGAGTGCTTTGGTACCCTCAAAGGGTTAACTTTAACCTACGTAGGTGATGGCAATAATGTCGCTAACTCTTTAATGTTGGGTTGTGCTTTGGCAGGAATGAATGTCAGAATTGCGACACCTCAAGGCTATGAGCCAGATAATAAAATTGTAGAACAGGCAAGAGCGATCGCTAATAATCAAACTGAAGTTCTCCTGACTAACGATCCAGAAATTGCTGCTAAGGGGGCCGCTGTTCTCTACACTGATGTTTGGGCAAGTATGGGTCAAGAATCAGAAGCAGACGATCGCTTCCCAATCTTCCAAGATTACCAAATTTCCGAGCAGTTATTGAGTCTGGCTGACCGCGAAGCTATTGTTTTACACTGCCTACCAGCCCATCGTGGTGAAGAAATTACCGAAGCTGTCATTGAAGGTTCGCAATCACGGGTTTGGGATCAGGCCGAAAATCGAATGCACGCCCAAAAAGCTTTATTAGCTAGTATTTTAGGAGCAGAGTAA
- the lexA gene encoding transcriptional repressor LexA, with protein MERLTEAQQELYEWLAEYIRTHQHSPSIRQMMQAMNLKSPAPIQSRLEHLRTKGYIEWTEGKARTIRILRPVATGVPILGTIAAGGLIEPFTDAVEHLDINNFSLPPQSYALRVAGDSMIEDLIADGDLVFLRPVPEPNQLKNGTIVAARVEGHGTTLKRFYRSGDRVTLKPANAKYQPIEVPAMNVQVQGSLVAVWRDYN; from the coding sequence ATGGAACGTTTAACCGAAGCTCAACAAGAACTTTATGAATGGCTGGCAGAATACATCCGAACGCATCAGCATTCGCCTTCAATTCGGCAAATGATGCAAGCGATGAATTTGAAGTCACCAGCACCAATTCAAAGCCGTTTAGAACATTTACGCACTAAAGGGTATATTGAATGGACTGAAGGGAAAGCGCGCACAATTCGGATTTTACGTCCTGTAGCAACAGGTGTACCAATTTTAGGTACTATTGCTGCTGGAGGTTTAATAGAACCTTTCACAGATGCTGTCGAACATTTAGATATTAATAATTTTTCCTTACCTCCCCAAAGTTATGCTTTGCGGGTAGCTGGCGACAGCATGATTGAAGATTTAATTGCTGATGGTGATTTAGTATTTTTGCGTCCAGTACCAGAACCAAATCAACTGAAAAATGGCACGATTGTTGCTGCCAGAGTTGAAGGACATGGTACTACATTAAAGCGTTTTTATCGCAGTGGCGATCGCGTGACTCTCAAACCTGCAAATGCTAAATACCAACCGATTGAAGTTCCGGCGATGAATGTACAAGTGCAAGGTTCTTTAGTCGCCGTTTGGCGTGATTATAACTAG
- a CDS encoding DNA phosphorothioation system restriction enzyme, which translates to MYLTLNRVQQLPGFRLRLPLLRENQGSYQTQKSLPGCPKMPQSLQLRQYQRQAMTSWFANNGRGTLKMATGSGKTITALAITCELYQQINLQVLVVVCPYRHLVTQWARECEKFNLQPILAFLDVRNWQSQLSTQIYNLRSGSQRFVTVITTNSTLIGDGFQSQVKYFPDRTLIIGDEAHNLGAPKLEESLPRRIGLRLALSATPERYFDDDGTQSLFDYFGPVLQPEFTLRDAIAQGALVHYLYYPILVELTEAESIAYLKLTRRIGRSLLYRERENGTVGDFEDNEDLKPLLMQRARLIGAAENKLTALRELMATRKDTTHTLFYCSDGSQEAGQRSSLRQLKAVAKILGVELGYKVSTYTAQTSLPEREVLRRQFESGELQGLVAIRCLDEGVDIPAIQTAVILSSSGNPRQFIQRRGRVLRPHPGKERAIIYDMIVLPPDLEREAIEVERNLLKKELRRFVEFADLADNAGEARMKLLALQKRYGLLDI; encoded by the coding sequence ATGTACCTGACGCTAAATAGAGTGCAGCAACTGCCCGGTTTTCGCTTACGATTGCCATTGTTAAGGGAAAATCAGGGCAGTTATCAAACTCAAAAATCATTACCAGGATGCCCAAAAATGCCGCAATCTTTACAATTGCGGCAATATCAGCGCCAAGCTATGACAAGCTGGTTTGCTAATAATGGCAGAGGTACGCTGAAAATGGCTACTGGTAGTGGTAAGACTATCACGGCATTGGCGATCACTTGTGAATTATATCAGCAGATTAATTTACAAGTTTTGGTGGTGGTTTGTCCCTATCGTCATCTTGTCACCCAATGGGCACGAGAATGCGAAAAATTTAACTTGCAGCCGATTTTAGCATTCCTTGATGTCCGCAATTGGCAAAGTCAACTCTCTACCCAAATCTATAATCTGCGTTCTGGTTCCCAAAGATTTGTCACGGTGATTACTACCAACTCCACTTTAATTGGCGATGGTTTTCAGTCACAGGTGAAATATTTCCCCGATAGAACTTTAATTATTGGCGATGAAGCCCATAATTTAGGCGCACCAAAGTTAGAGGAAAGTCTACCACGTCGCATTGGACTAAGGCTGGCATTGTCTGCCACCCCCGAAAGGTACTTTGATGATGATGGTACCCAATCTTTGTTTGATTATTTCGGCCCTGTGCTGCAACCAGAGTTTACCTTGAGAGATGCGATCGCTCAAGGTGCTTTGGTACATTATCTGTATTACCCGATTTTGGTAGAATTAACAGAAGCCGAAAGTATTGCCTATTTAAAATTAACTCGCAGAATTGGGCGTTCATTACTATATCGGGAAAGAGAAAATGGCACAGTCGGGGATTTTGAAGATAACGAAGATTTAAAACCATTGTTAATGCAACGCGCCAGATTAATTGGTGCAGCAGAAAACAAGTTAACGGCTTTGCGGGAATTAATGGCAACTCGCAAAGATACTACTCATACCCTATTTTATTGCAGTGATGGTTCGCAAGAGGCTGGACAACGTTCATCTTTGCGTCAACTGAAAGCCGTTGCCAAAATTCTCGGCGTAGAATTGGGGTACAAAGTTAGTACTTATACTGCTCAAACTTCCTTACCAGAAAGAGAAGTTTTACGCCGTCAATTTGAAAGCGGAGAATTGCAAGGTTTAGTCGCCATTCGCTGTTTAGATGAGGGTGTCGATATTCCTGCAATTCAAACTGCCGTAATTTTATCAAGTTCTGGTAATCCTCGGCAGTTTATCCAACGGCGCGGGCGCGTTTTACGTCCCCATCCCGGCAAAGAACGCGCCATTATTTACGACATGATTGTTCTGCCGCCAGATTTAGAAAGGGAAGCTATAGAAGTAGAACGAAATTTGTTAAAAAAAGAATTGCGGCGCTTTGTAGAGTTTGCCGATTTAGCTGACAACGCCGGCGAAGCGAGAATGAAGTTACTTGCTTTACAAAAACGGTATGGTTTATTAGATATATGA
- a CDS encoding AAA family ATPase has protein sequence MKLTSIKLCNFRSFYSTTPEIVLSGGDVLNTTIIHGNNGSGKTSLLNAFTWVLYEKFSAAFASVEQLVNKRAIAEAKPKQAIECWVEIGWEHEGKRYRVKRSSRVYKNESDFEAGKTQLTMWVGGDDGKWYFPPQQPEDIINQILPASLHQYFFFDGERIEEIVRSDKKAEIAEATKIFLGVEVINRSIKHLSEAKKSLENDLKAIGDSEIKQLLRQQEKIEREIETISNKQTEIQQELEYQQTLKKETSNRLRELSAAKELQERCQNLEAQNQAYKEEYKKTREALKKIISARGYIVLLAETTAQFRQTMYDWKQRGELTAGISREFINELLNSQRCICGTDLNVGSHPHTNVTLWLNQAGSSAVEEMAFRMSAQVDEIDKQATAFWEEVDREQGRINQLRQNISQIESELDNIQDRLRKDANEEISSLQKRLDGIENKIDELNREQGANQQQIAHFTTEIEAFGKQIAKQKLNEERQALAQRRIKATQDAIERLTEVRNRQEKQFRLQLEKRVQEIFAEISFTPYIPKISDKYELTLVENTAGIEAPVAASTGENQILSLSFIASIIDRVREWSEKRKMLMLPESSTFPIVMDSPFGSLDEISRRHIAQTIPKLANQLIVLVTKTQWRGEVEEEMADRIGREYVLTYFSSKPDCEQDYIELGGERYPLVRQSPNEFEYTEVVEVKRDW, from the coding sequence ATGAAGCTGACTTCAATTAAGCTGTGCAATTTTCGCTCCTTTTATAGTACAACACCAGAGATAGTACTTTCCGGGGGAGATGTTCTCAACACTACGATTATTCATGGCAATAATGGCTCTGGAAAAACCAGTTTACTCAATGCCTTCACCTGGGTATTATATGAGAAGTTTAGCGCAGCATTTGCATCGGTAGAACAGCTAGTTAATAAAAGAGCGATCGCCGAAGCTAAACCAAAGCAAGCTATTGAATGTTGGGTAGAAATTGGTTGGGAACATGAAGGTAAGCGCTACCGTGTAAAACGTTCCAGTCGGGTTTATAAAAACGAGAGTGATTTTGAAGCTGGGAAAACTCAATTAACCATGTGGGTAGGTGGCGATGATGGTAAATGGTATTTCCCACCCCAGCAACCAGAAGATATCATCAATCAAATTTTACCTGCGAGTTTGCATCAATATTTTTTCTTTGATGGTGAAAGAATTGAAGAAATCGTCCGTTCTGATAAAAAAGCAGAAATCGCCGAAGCGACGAAAATATTTTTGGGGGTAGAGGTAATTAACCGTTCAATTAAACATTTGAGTGAAGCGAAAAAAAGTTTAGAGAATGATTTAAAAGCGATTGGCGATTCGGAAATCAAACAGCTTTTGCGCCAGCAAGAAAAAATAGAACGGGAAATTGAGACTATTAGTAATAAGCAAACAGAAATCCAACAAGAGTTAGAATATCAACAAACTTTAAAAAAAGAAACGAGTAACCGCTTACGGGAACTGAGTGCGGCGAAGGAACTACAGGAACGCTGTCAAAATTTAGAAGCGCAGAACCAAGCATATAAAGAAGAATATAAGAAAACCCGTGAAGCCCTGAAAAAAATTATTTCCGCACGAGGTTATATAGTTCTCCTAGCTGAAACTACCGCCCAGTTTAGGCAGACTATGTATGATTGGAAGCAGCGCGGTGAATTAACGGCGGGAATTTCGCGGGAGTTTATCAACGAGTTACTTAATTCGCAACGTTGTATTTGTGGTACAGATTTAAATGTTGGTAGCCATCCCCATACAAATGTGACTCTCTGGTTAAATCAAGCGGGTTCTTCTGCTGTGGAAGAAATGGCTTTTCGGATGAGCGCCCAAGTTGATGAAATTGATAAGCAAGCAACCGCATTTTGGGAAGAAGTTGACAGAGAACAAGGGAGAATTAATCAATTAAGACAAAATATCTCGCAAATTGAAAGCGAATTAGATAACATTCAAGACAGATTGCGTAAAGATGCTAACGAAGAGATTAGTAGTTTGCAGAAACGCTTAGACGGAATCGAAAATAAAATAGATGAGTTAAACCGAGAACAAGGCGCTAACCAACAACAAATTGCCCACTTCACCACCGAAATCGAAGCTTTCGGTAAACAAATCGCCAAGCAAAAGCTAAACGAAGAACGTCAAGCATTAGCACAGCGACGAATTAAGGCTACCCAAGATGCAATTGAACGGTTAACAGAAGTAAGAAACCGTCAAGAAAAGCAATTTCGTCTGCAATTAGAAAAGCGAGTCCAGGAAATATTCGCAGAAATATCTTTCACTCCTTATATTCCCAAAATTAGCGATAAATATGAACTGACGCTAGTAGAAAATACCGCCGGAATAGAAGCACCAGTTGCAGCTTCCACTGGCGAAAATCAAATTCTCAGTTTATCTTTTATCGCCAGTATTATTGATAGAGTCCGGGAATGGAGCGAAAAGCGGAAAATGCTGATGTTACCAGAAAGCAGCACCTTCCCCATTGTCATGGATTCACCTTTTGGTAGTTTAGATGAAATTTCTAGAAGACATATTGCTCAAACAATTCCCAAGTTAGCAAATCAGTTAATTGTGTTGGTGACGAAAACTCAATGGCGGGGTGAAGTGGAAGAGGAAATGGCAGATAGAATTGGCAGGGAATATGTGCTGACTTACTTTTCTTCTAAGCCAGATTGCGAACAAGATTATATTGAATTGGGTGGGGAAAGATATCCTTTGGTAAGGCAAAGTCCTAATGAATTTGAGTATACAGAGGTTGTAGAGGTGAAGCGAGATTGGTGA
- a CDS encoding DUF3370 family protein, which produces MLLPLILASLFTLPNSITLAFSDTQKHWANNCIQELGARKLITGYPDGSFRPEATVTRAEAAVLMLNAFPDAPIKRSATTFKDVPANYWANKAITTAYQKGFFSGYPGGIFQPNQAIPRAQIIGVVAGGKNYSPVSNPAQTLQQYFEDAAQIPNYAQSAIASATINSIVVNYPQVKQLKPQQSATRGEVAALMCRALNIYTVPPQYIAGVEIQPQEVRPLPGKLDTIPTFNSNSPELVTTEGILLSTFPPDSKQAPEAHLNYPFSGRFDVFAHHIVRAETPAQNRTVYQGIIVHNPGNQPVTLQVLHAASYLSTEAPFIALPDMVDNSQSTVYAGPGSRTMNDVLRGIRQSNFPEKLVIEPGKTQILANLPIPVQAPSSNGRTTMMRLASDRPIYLANLAKNSPTPPTVAEWQRLLDTGSLAGKRDPIPTPLDPPREPTVFSRVAGVSQGTQWQANLTDNANVSELTIPQPGKAFAYPLGTVHLITLSTGQIQSAPMLKRYPDTAYFAHSNYGVEYNLTLPLRNSSNQSQIVTVSMHTPLKDEGGTDRLLFLKPRVEQIFFRGTVRVRYTDDNGEEKTRYVHLVQRRGQMGEPLATLKMLAGEKRQVQIDFLYPPDSTPPQVVTVRTER; this is translated from the coding sequence ATGCTTCTACCATTAATACTCGCCTCGCTTTTCACTTTACCCAACTCCATCACTCTCGCCTTTTCTGATACACAAAAACATTGGGCTAATAATTGCATTCAAGAACTAGGAGCAAGAAAATTAATTACAGGCTATCCGGATGGCAGCTTTCGCCCAGAAGCAACAGTTACACGCGCTGAAGCCGCAGTCTTAATGTTGAATGCTTTCCCCGATGCACCAATCAAACGCAGTGCGACTACATTTAAAGATGTACCTGCGAATTATTGGGCAAACAAAGCAATTACTACTGCTTACCAAAAAGGCTTTTTCTCTGGTTATCCTGGGGGAATTTTTCAACCTAACCAAGCAATTCCCCGCGCCCAAATTATCGGTGTTGTGGCTGGGGGTAAAAATTATAGTCCTGTATCTAACCCAGCCCAGACATTACAACAATATTTTGAGGATGCAGCACAAATTCCTAACTATGCCCAAAGTGCGATCGCATCCGCTACAATCAACAGTATTGTCGTCAACTATCCCCAAGTTAAACAGCTAAAACCCCAGCAAAGCGCCACCAGAGGAGAAGTTGCAGCTTTGATGTGTCGGGCGTTAAATATCTACACCGTACCCCCACAATATATTGCTGGTGTGGAAATACAACCGCAAGAAGTCCGCCCTTTACCCGGAAAACTCGATACTATCCCTACGTTTAATAGTAATAGTCCAGAATTAGTCACTACTGAAGGAATTTTACTTTCTACCTTCCCCCCAGATAGCAAACAAGCTCCAGAAGCACACCTTAATTATCCCTTCTCGGGGAGATTTGATGTATTTGCCCATCATATCGTCAGGGCGGAAACACCAGCCCAAAACCGCACTGTTTACCAAGGAATTATTGTCCACAATCCAGGGAATCAACCTGTCACACTGCAAGTATTACACGCCGCCAGCTACCTTTCTACTGAAGCACCGTTTATTGCTTTACCAGATATGGTAGATAATTCCCAAAGTACAGTTTACGCTGGCCCTGGTAGCAGGACAATGAATGATGTACTACGGGGAATTCGACAGAGTAATTTTCCCGAAAAGCTGGTGATTGAACCAGGAAAAACCCAAATATTAGCGAATTTACCCATACCTGTACAAGCTCCCTCTTCTAATGGTCGCACAACAATGATGCGATTAGCGAGCGATCGCCCAATTTATCTGGCAAACTTAGCCAAAAATAGCCCTACGCCTCCCACTGTCGCTGAATGGCAAAGGCTGTTAGATACAGGCAGTTTAGCAGGAAAACGCGACCCCATTCCCACCCCTCTCGATCCGCCTAGAGAACCTACGGTATTTAGCCGCGTTGCTGGTGTCTCTCAAGGGACGCAATGGCAAGCTAATCTGACAGATAATGCTAATGTGTCCGAGTTAACGATACCCCAACCCGGAAAAGCTTTTGCTTATCCTTTAGGCACTGTGCATTTAATCACTCTTAGCACAGGACAAATACAGAGTGCGCCAATGCTAAAACGCTATCCTGATACAGCATATTTTGCTCACAGTAACTATGGTGTAGAGTACAATCTGACTTTACCGTTACGTAATAGTAGTAATCAAAGCCAGATAGTTACCGTATCAATGCATACACCTTTAAAAGATGAAGGGGGAACCGATAGACTACTATTTTTAAAGCCAAGGGTGGAACAGATATTTTTTCGCGGTACTGTGAGGGTGCGTTACACCGATGATAATGGCGAGGAAAAGACGCGCTATGTACATTTAGTACAACGTCGGGGACAAATGGGTGAACCTTTGGCGACGTTGAAAATGTTAGCGGGAGAGAAGCGACAAGTACAGATAGATTTTTTGTATCCACCCGATTCTACGCCGCCGCAGGTGGTAACGGTGAGGACGGAGAGGTAA
- a CDS encoding Uma2 family endonuclease, translated as MSPQEYLEWEVRQEIKYEYIDGEVFAMTGVTLPHNDIALNLASALKSHLRGSGCRVNIADAKVAISENGPFHYPDVVVSCDERDKQAIQFLQYPCLIVEVLSPSTEGYDRGAKFTRYRRIETLREYVLIDAEKIGLDCFRLNDRGIWELHPYEEGDEVHLTSVDFHFSISLLYENVQFPT; from the coding sequence ATGTCTCCTCAAGAATATCTGGAATGGGAAGTACGTCAAGAAATTAAATACGAATACATTGATGGTGAAGTTTTCGCCATGACTGGGGTTACTCTTCCTCATAATGACATTGCTTTAAACTTGGCTTCAGCGTTAAAAAGCCACCTGCGGGGAAGTGGGTGTCGTGTAAATATAGCGGATGCAAAAGTAGCTATTTCAGAAAATGGGCCTTTTCATTATCCCGATGTTGTGGTGAGTTGCGATGAACGGGATAAACAAGCGATTCAATTTCTTCAGTATCCTTGTTTAATTGTGGAAGTTCTTTCCCCAAGTACGGAGGGTTATGATAGAGGTGCTAAATTTACGCGGTATCGCCGGATTGAGACTTTGCGAGAATATGTCCTTATTGATGCTGAAAAAATTGGTTTAGATTGTTTTCGCTTAAATGATAGAGGAATTTGGGAGTTACATCCTTATGAAGAGGGAGATGAAGTGCATTTAACCAGCGTCGATTTCCACTTTTCCATATCTTTGCTGTATGAGAACGTGCAATTTCCTACGTAG